TTAAAACTGGTTAATCTGGCAACAGAACCAATTGCAGTTTGGGAAGTGGCTTCTGAAGGATTTGGTTTTACATTTACTAATGAGCCTTCAAGTAAACCAGCTAGATATGATTTTAGGACTAAATACAGCTATTTGCTAGACAAAAATAATCATTTGTATATGTATAATAAAGAGCAAGTATTAATAGATTTAAAAAATTTTGCATTGAAGCAAATTGTATGAATACAGGACGCTCAAGAACCATGAAAATTGCCATTTCTAACATTGCTTGGCAAATTAGCGAAGAAGCATCTATTGCTACATTGATGCAAGAGCTTAATATTAAAGGTGTAGAAATTGCACCAACCAAGGTTTGGAATACTCCATTATCTGCAAAAGATTCGGAGATTTCTGAGTACAGAAATTTTTGGCAGATCCGAGGCATTCAGATTGTTGCTATGCAATCTCTTATTTTTGGTAGACCTGACTTAACCATCTTTGAAAGTGCAGAGAAGCGCAAGGAAACATTTGAATACTTGTCGGGAATGACTGAACTAGGCAGTAAACTAGGCGTACAGAATCTCGTTTTTGGGTCTCCCAAGAATAGACGTGTTGAAAACTTAGATCAGAAGGAAGCTGAAGAGATTGCAACATCCTTTTTTTATGATATAGGGCAGGTAGCACATCAAAATGGAGTAATGTTTTGTATTGAACCCAATCCAGCCGTCTATAATTGCGACTTTATTACAACTTCAAAGCAAGCTTTAGACCTAGTAGAACGGGTAAACAGTAATGGTTTTGGTCTACATTTAGATGCTGCTGGAATAACTCTAAGCGGAGAGAATATTGAAACAGCTATAAATCTGTCAGGGAAGAAGTTATGTCACTTTCACATTAGCGAACCTCACTTGGAGCCAGTTGGTGCAGGAATTGTCGATCATCCTTTATTTGCTAAAAGCTTAGACAACCAAAAGTATAAGGGCTGGAAATCTATTGAGATGAAAGCGCAAAGTCAAAATTCAAATATTTTAAACGTGACAAAAGCGCTAAAAACAGCGATTAAATACTATAGTTAACAATGAACATTCTGCCTACTGAAATTGCCGATGTTTTAATCATCGAGCCTAAAGTCTTTTCAGATGATCGCGGGTTCTTTTACGAAAGCTACAACCAGAAAGCCTTTAGTGAAAAAGCTGGAATTTCGGCTAACTTCGCTCAAGACAACCATTCCCGTTCAGCGCAATATGTTTTGCGCGGACTGCATTACCAAATCCAACAGCCTCAAGGTAAGTTGGTACGGGCGATCGCAGGCACTATCTTTGACGTAGCTGTAGACATCCGAAAAAGCTCCCCTACGTTTGGTCAGTGGGTGGGCTGCCTCCTCAGTGCTGAGAACAAACGCCAACTCTGGATACCTTCCGGCTTTGCCCACGGCTTTCTAGTCGTCTCAGAAGCCGCTGAAGTGTTGTACAAAACAACTGACTACTATGCGCCGCAGCATGAACGCTGCCTCCTGTGGAATGACCCAGATTTAGCGATTGACTGGCCCCTCACCGACTCGCCAGTGTTATCTGCCAAAGACCAAGCCGGTCAACCCCTCAACATTGCTGAAGTATTTCCATAAGGTGCATACTAATCGGTAGTACCGAACGCTTGGGTAAACAACTCTAACAAAAGTTATTGATCTATGGAGTTCAATCGCAGCCAAGCTTCCTGTTCATAATTATTGGGGTAGAGTACCAAACCGACTTGTACATTTAACAAACCAAATAATTAGTAAGACACAGCCCAAAATTGCATATATTAGTTGTGGTAGCCAGCTCCACAGTACATAGGGCAAAAAAGCCAAATCAACTTCATTAATACCAGGAGGTATAATGACACCTTGATAAAACCCATTAACCATAACTGTTTTTAGTGGAATATCTTTTGAATTTGCTCTCCACTGAGGATGATATTGCTGGCTCAAAAATAAGAGTGTTTCTTGTTCAAGAGGTGTTACTTCAATTTTTTTGAAATCATCAAATAGGATATGTTCTTGTATTTTCAGTGGGAATTTTTCCTCGACAGATGACTTTAAACTTACTTGGTTACCATTGTCGATACTATAATTTGGAGTTTGCGATAGAAGAATTGGCTGCTGTGATTTTTTATAAACTTTAATCTCATTAAGTTCAGCGATTTTTATAAAATTTTGACTTGTTAGAGGAGTTTTGGACATAAGTAGGCTAACTCCTGATAGGCTGAAATCACTATTGCTTATCTTTGATTCTGAATCTAATTTATTAAAGTTTCTTCCATAAGTATTAGTACCAGACTGGCTCCAGTTTAAAACTATTTTCTGATAGTCCTTAGACGATAAAGAATTATAGGAGTGAATGCTTTTTATCTGAAATAAAGCTTCCTGATTAGATGGAACTATACCCACTATTTCATTACCAACAAGAGCAAAGCGAGAACCATCGGATGTTTCTTTTTTTATTAAGCTTATTAAAGGCGATGATGTTTGTATATTATCAAGCGGCCTAACAAGCATTAAAGATTGTCCATAAATAAAGATAGAAATGACAACTAAGCATTGCAGCAAAAATGCTTTATTTACTGCAATGAATAAAGCTAAAGTCATAATAATAATCCAACTCGCTGCAATAAATTTTAGATTTAAATAATCATAGTGTTTATACCAGAAGACTAATTGTAGAGCGCTTAAAGCAGTTAAGGGAACCAACGACCAAGCAATTAAATACCTCGGTTTTACTAATTTATTTCTTACAAGGTTATCGATGGCATAGCCGCAAAGAATGAATCCTGGTATTATAGCTCCACCTAATAACTGAGAACGGGATAGATTAAACCCAAGATGATGAACGGCAAATAGGTACGCTGGAGGCCAAATGGTGCCAATCAGGCAAAGAATCGAAAATAGCTGCCAAGGCCATAAATTACACCATTGTTTATTTAAAAACGAAAATAAAAATAAAGTGAAATAAAATGGATTTAAGCTTAAGCCATTAAAAGTAACTGGATAATTTGGGTCGATAGGATTACCAAGCCAAAAAGGATCGAAAATTGATGTAAAAAAAATTCCTAAATCTCTGAAATTATTGATTTTTGGTAATACAGCCAGAAAGAAATCATCAGATACACCGTTTAATCTAGCAGAACGTTGAGAATTAATAAGTAGGTCAGCATAAGTGGGTGAAGCCATTAATACCCCAGATACAACAAGCCCTAATATCATCAAAGCAGTATAAAATTTATTTTTTACATTTATGGTATATTTACATAGTCTAACTATTGTATAAGAAACAAGGATGTAAGCAGATAATACTATAAATTGAGGATAGCCTGTCATCAAAATGCTATACGTTGCAAATGAAATACCTATAGCGCTTAAAAAAGAGGGCTTTTTGATAAACTCCGTGTTCAGCCAGAGCAGGCAAACAGACCAGCAAATAGTCGAAATAAACATGATGAAGGTTAACCAGTAGGAAACAAATATACCTAAAGATAAACCTATTGCCGCAATAGAACATGCGAGGGGATGAAGGTCTAATGCCTTGAGAAACAAAAATAAAAATATACCCGTAAGGCAAACTGTAATTACAGTTAAAGCA
This Coleofasciculus sp. FACHB-T130 DNA region includes the following protein-coding sequences:
- a CDS encoding sugar phosphate isomerase/epimerase family protein — translated: MNTGRSRTMKIAISNIAWQISEEASIATLMQELNIKGVEIAPTKVWNTPLSAKDSEISEYRNFWQIRGIQIVAMQSLIFGRPDLTIFESAEKRKETFEYLSGMTELGSKLGVQNLVFGSPKNRRVENLDQKEAEEIATSFFYDIGQVAHQNGVMFCIEPNPAVYNCDFITTSKQALDLVERVNSNGFGLHLDAAGITLSGENIETAINLSGKKLCHFHISEPHLEPVGAGIVDHPLFAKSLDNQKYKGWKSIEMKAQSQNSNILNVTKALKTAIKYYS
- the rfbC gene encoding dTDP-4-dehydrorhamnose 3,5-epimerase; this encodes MNILPTEIADVLIIEPKVFSDDRGFFYESYNQKAFSEKAGISANFAQDNHSRSAQYVLRGLHYQIQQPQGKLVRAIAGTIFDVAVDIRKSSPTFGQWVGCLLSAENKRQLWIPSGFAHGFLVVSEAAEVLYKTTDYYAPQHERCLLWNDPDLAIDWPLTDSPVLSAKDQAGQPLNIAEVFP